In Palaemon carinicauda isolate YSFRI2023 chromosome 38, ASM3689809v2, whole genome shotgun sequence, a single window of DNA contains:
- the LOC137630292 gene encoding dynein regulatory complex subunit 5-like, with product MVPELRVLSLKVILKNINEYTPLSKLNSRDLGEVCEALPLDLPLPTALALPLEDSYWKRRALAHYPPPNLRLKVRQQNRRKRTVRDRGDGDAEGKQEGKGEVEGGETPVGGSRIGSSSSSSKRHTPTKTASSHPYAALSAGLPPINVIRCEDQWQKAYLETHLAQAISATSDNKRGWRLLAPLLKLCENHVKYLHLSSLAPATPSKEARRDSANEEQGSLEHLNMYDVLTALPNLEGLSIRYQTVVEGGDLCWGDHGISVQDASFLSAAVLSGKITRLCVYESCLDDDRTDVLLRNLKSHETLKELDLQSNFISCASLPVLCDLITSTSLQSLCLLHNRIGSKGAKILGEALAKAPSLRSLVIDLNPLLSEGGIAILDGAAKGGQLHVLSMAGCRLMDECWHYVAQALTSVPMLQYICLASNPFRQKPPESVRSAANNVSKRGRVLLTNLDGKTYLLGHVEEGRTLPDPLLNLRNKLATPLTPEAADEDIQHYLPLHGIYLNPEDFMVEEELEGLCLFSKNLNPGQ from the exons ATGGTCCCAGAACTCCGTGTGCTCAGTTTGAAAGTCATCTTGAAGAATATCAACG AGTATACGCCTCTGTCCAAACTAAATTCCCGGGACTTAGGAGAAGTGTGTGAAGCTCTTCCACTAGATCTTCCTCTTCCGACGGCCTTGGCTCTGCCCTTGGAGGATTCCTATTGGAAGAGGAGGGCCTTGGCTCATTATCCTCCACCAAACTTACGTTTGAAGG TCCGACAACAAAACCGGAGAAAAAGGACAGTGAGAGACAGAGGGGATGGAGACGCCGAAGGAAAGCAGGAGGGAAAAGGAGAGGTCGAAGGAGGAGAAACTCCCGTAGGAGGGAGTCGCATAGGTAGCAGCAGCAGCTCCAGCAAGAGGCACACGCCCACGAAGACGGCGTCCTCACACCCATACGCTGCTCTTTCTGCTGGGCTTCCCCCAATCAAT GTCATAAGATGCGAAGATCAATGGCAGAAAGCTTATCTCGAGACTCATCTCGCCCAAGCAATCAGTGCCACGTCAGATAACAAGAGAGGATGGCGGCTTCTGGCACCTCTGCTCAAGCTTTGCGAGAACCACGTGAAGTATCTACACCTGAGCTCGCTTGCACCTGCCACTCCAAGCAAGGAGGCAAGAAG AGACAGCGCCAACGAGGAGCAGGGAAGTCTTGAACATCTGAATATGTACGACGTCCTGACAGCTCTGCCAAATCTCGAG GGTCTAAGTATACGCTATCAAACAGTCGTGGAGGGAGGCGACCTCTGTTGGGGGGACCACGGTATCTCTGTACAAGACGCTTCTTTTCTATCGGCAGCTGTTTTATCCGGGAAAATCACTCGTCTCTG CGTCTACGAAAGTTGTCTAGACGACGATCGCACAGACGTCTTGCTGAGGAATCTGAAGAGCCACGAAACCCTGAAGGAGCTGGATCTTCAGAGTAATTTCATCTCGTGCGCGTCCCTCCCAGTTTTATGTGACCTGATCACCTCCACCTCTTTGCAATCACTCTGTCTTCTCCATAACCGGATTG GTAGCAAGGGCGCCAAGATCTTGGGCGAGGCATTAGCAAAAGCTCCCTCTCTGAGATCCCTGGTAATCGACCTCAACCCACTTTTGAGCGAGGGAGGTATAGCCATTCTAGATGGAGCGGCCAAGGGAGGGCAGCTCCACGTCCTGTCCATGGCTGGGTGCCGTCTCATGGACGAATGTTGGCACTACGTCGCTCAGGCACTTACGTCAGTGCCAATGCTCCAGTACATTTGCTTGGCGTCTAACCCTTTTCGCCAG AAACCGCCAGAGAGCGTGAGATCAGCAGCAAACAACGTTTCGAAAAGAGGTCGCGTCCTGTTAACTAACCTTGATGGCAAGACATATCTCTTGGGACACGTCGAAGAGGGTCGTACCTTACCGGATCCTCTGCTGAACCTAAGGAATAAGTTGGCTACACCTCTTACTCCTGAAGCTGCTGACGAAGACATTCAGCATTACCTTCCTCTTCATGGAATTTACCTTAATCCTGAGGATTTCATGGTTGAGGAGGAACTGGAGGGACTTTGTCTCTTCTCTAAGAATTTGAACCCTGGGCAGTGA